The Candidatus Sericytochromatia bacterium genome includes the window GACCTCGTCGTCGTCGCAGCGCCGAGGTCCTGCGGGGAGCGGCCGCTGCGGCCCAGGCGTCTGAAATGGCGCTTGCCGGGCCGCCCCAAAGTTCTCTACAATGAACCGCTTGACCAGGATGGCGCGGCCATCGTGGGGGATTGGCAGGATGCGCATCGGGATCCTGACGGACATCCATGGCGATCACGAGACCATGGTCCGCATCATCGACCACCTCGAGACCAAACGGGTGGACCGCTTGGTCTGCCTGGGTGATCTGGTGGTGCACGGCCCCGCCCCCAACCGGGTGGTCGACTGGTTCCGTCAGCGCCCCGAGGTCACCGTCGTGAAGGGCAATCACGACATCGGGGCCACCATCGCCGAGGACCAGCTCGACCGTCTGCACTTTTTCAGCCCTGATTCGCGGGCCAACACCGAGGCCGCGCGACGGGCGCTGAGTGATGAGAACAAGGCCTATCTGACCGCCTTGCCCCTGGAGGTCCACGAGAATGAGGTCTGCTTCACGCACGCCGCGCGGGGCAACCCCTTCGCCCTGCTCCGCCAGCCGGAGACGATCGCCCGGGGATTCGACTCCCTGAACGGCTCCATTCTGATCGCCGGCCACACCCACCGCACCCGCGTGCACCACTGGCCCGCGACCCGTCCGCTGTGGTGCACCGACCATCCCACGGAAAGCGGCACCTGGGTTCACGAGCTGGTGCCGGGCGATCGCTACATCATCAACGTCGGCTGCACGGCCCAGTTGAAGTACGACCCGTTTCCGCCAGTCTGCGCCGTTTACGAGCCGGGCAACCGCCGCCTCGAGTTCCACGAACTGCCCGATCTGCGTCGTTGACCGAGCGGGGTCACCCGGACGCTCAGGCGACGGGGCCACGGCGTCTGGGGGCAGCTCGGGTTCAGAATCGCTGCAGCGGCTTCGGCGTCACGCAGGTTCCGGACGCGCGCGCCACCAACAGCGGCTCGGGCAGCAGTTCGGCCGCCGAGGGCGCCAGCCCCTCCCGTCGACACAGCTGAATCACCTTGTGCGCCGTGAACTGCATCTTGCGCGAGGTGTTGCCCGTGCTGAGCAAGTCGCCGCGAATTTCCAGGTAGTCTCCGGCATGGACAGGCGCCTTGAACTCGACCATGTCGTAAGCCACGAAGAGGCCCTCATCGCCATCCAAGCGGATCAGGAGCTCGGTGGCCACATCTCCGAAAAACGTCATCAAGGCGCCACCGGCCACCAGGCCACCGGCATAATGGGCGTCGTGCTCGCCAATGCGAACGCGCAGCAAACTCGTGATCGGTTCCGCCATGGGGATTCTCCTCTTTCCTGCTAACGGGTCACACCAGCATGGCGCCCTGTCCTGCGCCAGGCTCGAAGAGACGCTGATAGAGCCGCAGGGCATGCCCATCGGTCATGCTGGCGATGTAATCGCACACCACCCGCAGGCGGGGGCGCTCCTCGTTCCGCACCGCCTCCCACCATTCCCGCACGTCGACCGGGAACAGGTCGCCGGCATCCGGCTGCGCGTGGGCCTCGAACAGACGTTGCACGATGTGGCGTCCCTTGTACTCCAGGGTCGTGACGCGCGGATTGCGGATCAGCAACACGTACTCGACGCCCATCAGGATGCAAGCCTCCCGCCGAATCTCGGGCGGAATCGCCAGGGCCCAACCGTAACCCGGCAGATCATCGCGCCGGCTCAGGGAGGTGTGCGTCACGAACCGATGGATCAGGCGGGAAGTGAGCGCCTTGCGACGCTCCTTGACCTCGTTGGCCGAGGAGGCCTTGAGCGAATCGAGCAGGTGACGCATCAGGTCATGAACGTCCTGAGGCCTCACGTCCTCGGCTCCTTTTTTGCGCGCGTAGGCCGCGATCCGGTCCAGCGTGCCGGCGTGTTCGAAGTGCTCCGGGCGGATCAGGTCAGCATGCAACCCGTCCTCCAGGTCATGCACCGAATAGGCGATGTCGTCCGCCCATTCCATGATCTCCGCCTCGAGGGAGCGGTGGCGATGGGACACCCCGCCGCGGATCCAGGCCACCGTCTCGGCATCTTCGTCGTAGAAACACTTTTCGACCGCCCGCTCCCCCTCCGGGCCGGGCGGCCGCTGGCGCTTGCGCACGGAATAGGCATCGAGATACTTCAACACGGCCTCCAGGGTGGCACGCGTGAGGTTCAGCCCGAAACCGGGACGTTTGACCTCGAGGCGCGTCAAGATCCGCAGGTTCTGAGCGTTTCCTTCAAAGCCGCCGTGGGCGCACATCATCTCCTGCAGGGCGGCCTCACCGTTGTGGCCGAACGGCGGATGGCCCAGGTCATGCGCCAGGCAGGCCGCCTCGATCAGTTCAGGCGACACCCACTCTGATTCCGGCAAAACCCGTCGATTCAGGAACAGGGCCACGCCTTTGCCGACCTGGGCCACCTCCATGGAGTGGGTCAGGCGGGTCCGAAAAAAGTCGCCCTCGCCGACGCCAAAAATCTGGGTCTTTCCCTGCAGGCGACGAAAGGCCGAGGCATGCACGATGCGCGCCCGGTCGACCTCGAACGGGTCGCGGGGGTCGACCTGTTCCGGTCGGTCTTCAGGGTCTCGGCGGGCCCATTCCCGCGAACCGTAACGCTGGGTTGTGCTCATGCCGTGACGCCCCCTCTTCCAGACGTCATGGGACCCCGATTCCCTGCCTGCCGTCAATCGTGACCGGCATCCGCGAAAGGCGGGACAGGGCGTGGTACAAGAGGCTCGGGTGGGCGTATCCGCGTGACTTCGACGTCGTTCTTTTCTGATGAGTTCCCGGACGACGGCGTGCGTCTGGCCGCCCCGCAGGCGCCTGAACCCCCGACCGTGCGGCGCCGCGTGGGACGTTCGGGGTTCGTCACGGAGCGCTTCGGGGAGTCCGCCAACCCGTGGGCAGGCCTGCTGCTGCCCCTGCCAGGCTTGGCCTTCACGCTGCAGCTGGGCCTGTTGGTGGCAGGTCTGCCGCCCTCATGGCGAGCCGGTGAGGCCAGCCTTCATCTGGCCCTCTGGCTGCTGTGGGTGCCCTTCCTGCTGGCCAGTGCCCTGCAGGGCACGCGGCGCCTGCTGGCTGAAA containing:
- a CDS encoding metallophosphoesterase family protein, which produces MRIGILTDIHGDHETMVRIIDHLETKRVDRLVCLGDLVVHGPAPNRVVDWFRQRPEVTVVKGNHDIGATIAEDQLDRLHFFSPDSRANTEAARRALSDENKAYLTALPLEVHENEVCFTHAARGNPFALLRQPETIARGFDSLNGSILIAGHTHRTRVHHWPATRPLWCTDHPTESGTWVHELVPGDRYIINVGCTAQLKYDPFPPVCAVYEPGNRRLEFHELPDLRR
- the dgt gene encoding dNTP triphosphohydrolase, which translates into the protein MSTTQRYGSREWARRDPEDRPEQVDPRDPFEVDRARIVHASAFRRLQGKTQIFGVGEGDFFRTRLTHSMEVAQVGKGVALFLNRRVLPESEWVSPELIEAACLAHDLGHPPFGHNGEAALQEMMCAHGGFEGNAQNLRILTRLEVKRPGFGLNLTRATLEAVLKYLDAYSVRKRQRPPGPEGERAVEKCFYDEDAETVAWIRGGVSHRHRSLEAEIMEWADDIAYSVHDLEDGLHADLIRPEHFEHAGTLDRIAAYARKKGAEDVRPQDVHDLMRHLLDSLKASSANEVKERRKALTSRLIHRFVTHTSLSRRDDLPGYGWALAIPPEIRREACILMGVEYVLLIRNPRVTTLEYKGRHIVQRLFEAHAQPDAGDLFPVDVREWWEAVRNEERPRLRVVCDYIASMTDGHALRLYQRLFEPGAGQGAMLV
- a CDS encoding hotdog domain-containing protein, which produces MTSLLRVRIGEHDAHYAGGLVAGGALMTFFGDVATELLIRLDGDEGLFVAYDMVEFKAPVHAGDYLEIRGDLLSTGNTSRKMQFTAHKVIQLCRREGLAPSAAELLPEPLLVARASGTCVTPKPLQRF